A stretch of DNA from Variovorax paradoxus:
TGAAAGCCACCAAGCCGACGGATCAAGGCTACCGCCAGCAGGACTACGACCGCATCCTGGCCATCAAGTAAGCGACGCGGCCATGACCGAACAGAAGATCATCGACGACGAGGGCCACTTCCATGCGGAGGACGAAGTGGTCGACCTGTCGGACACCATCGCCGAGGGCTGGCTTTCGCTGGCCCTCTTCTGGATGCTGGGCCTGACGGTGTTCTACCAGTTCGTCACGCGCTATGTGATGAACGACTCGGCCGCCTGGACGGAAGAAGTGGCGCGCTACCTGCTCATCGGCGTGGTCTTCGTCGGCGCGGCGATCGGTGTGGCGAAGAACAACCAGATCCAGGTCGACTTCTTCTACCGTCACATGCCGCGCGCGATGGGCCGCCTGCTCTCGATGGCCGTGGACGTGCTGCGCACCGCCTTCTTCGTCGCGGCCGTCGTCATGACGGTGCAGATGATGATGAAGATCGGCAACCAGACGCGCATGACGCTCGTCGACCTGCCGATGAACGTGGTGTACGCGCTGTGCGTGTTCGGCTTCGCCGCGATGGCGTGGCGTTCGCTGCAGGTGCTGCGCATCCACTGGCAGCGCGGCTACAGCGTGCTCGAACAACCCGAATCCACTCTGCGCGACCGCTGACGCGGACCCCTCCGCCACACAGACGCAGGCGCGGTCCTGCGACACAACCCCATGCTG
This window harbors:
- a CDS encoding TRAP transporter small permease → MTEQKIIDDEGHFHAEDEVVDLSDTIAEGWLSLALFWMLGLTVFYQFVTRYVMNDSAAWTEEVARYLLIGVVFVGAAIGVAKNNQIQVDFFYRHMPRAMGRLLSMAVDVLRTAFFVAAVVMTVQMMMKIGNQTRMTLVDLPMNVVYALCVFGFAAMAWRSLQVLRIHWQRGYSVLEQPESTLRDR